The genomic stretch CAAATAGTTTTTATCGTGGAATAAAATTTTTTTCAGCACCACCGGCTCTTGAAAAAGATTATACACTTCCAGTTTTCCACTATTATAATGACGAATATGAACATGTTCTGGAAGGAGTGCGGCCTCGCTGTCTGATATCTGTTTTGCCGTACTTAACATCGTAGATGATAAAATATCTTTTTTATGCTGCATAAAAAAATCATCTTGATATGTATTTATTACTTGTAAATTATCAAAAACAATTTTGGTATTTTCCTTTCTGTCTAATGGGAAAAAGCTGTGATAGTAATTGATATCTTCGTCAATGTGCATAATTGCGTCATTGGCTTTTCTTAGATTTTTTTGAAAATTTTGCAGAAAAAAATTATCATTCAAAATCTGTTGATATAATACACTTATGAAAGGATTATATTCTGTTAATTTCAGTCTCTCACGGTTGTCTACTACAATCTGCTGAAATCTTCCCTGGTCGGTAGGGATAGGCTCCAGTTTCAAGGTATAAGGATTGAAGTAATGCCTACAGTTTGAATCGGCAAGGGTATGGTAATTATTCCAGAAAGCGGTGAGTATTAATAACTTACTATATTGATCTATATCGTAAAGATGTGAGTGGTCGGCCTTTAATCTCTCCTGGGTAATATATGTGAATTGCTTTCTGTAGATTGCCTCTTCTAAATATTTTTTTTTGTTATACAGGCTGAGATTAAGAAGGCTGTCGCTAAGCCTATATCCAGCGGGTAGCTCTTTTTTCGTTTCAGTTAGCCATTTTTTATCGTTTGCAAATTTAACAACGATTGACTCTTTAACTTTTTGTTTTTCTAGCAGTTCTTTTGAAATATGTTCTTCTATGTTCATAACCCCCCAACTGACGCCGTTAACAAACACTCGAACGTATTTATGTTGGGCGGAGAGGATACCGGCATGACGTACGACTGACTGAAACGTTGCATCAAAAGGGTGCTGTCTTGCTCTCGGCTTGTGAATGGAAAATTTTTTAAAACCGAGTATACTGTTCTTTCCCTTAATAATAATTCTAAAACTTATACGTTGTTTACTTATCCAATGATCGCCAAGGTCTCCTTTGAGTCTTAATTTGATTTTATAAACGTGATTGTTAAACCTTATTTTCCCTTTAACTGCGGTTGGATTTGTAAGCATGCTAGCCGCAATAGCCCTGTCCCTGTCATTCATAATCTGTTGATATTCTTTGAACCCAATATCAATATCCAACCTTTCCAAAAAAGGCCGGTCAGGAAGTCCAACTACATACCTCTGAATAACATCGTAGACTTTTGTTGTTATTTCAAACGCATTTTGATCCCTTATCGAGAGCCATATACTTTTTACCGAGGAAAAACCAGGATCGACAGTCAAGATTTCATAGAGGGGATCGGATAGAAAAAGTTGCATCCGTTGGCGTTCGGCCATTATAGCCGCCAATAAAATTATGATCGTTACTACTATTAATTTAATGTTTTTTTTGGCGAATTATAAATGGTCATTACTTGATAAAGAAATTGCTACCAATTCGTTTTTGCTTCGTAAAATGATAAAGTCACACTGTGGGCGGAGTTTTTTATCTCCTGCTCCAAATGGGTCATTTCTATTTCTTTCGTAGGGGACAGCAGAAGTACGGCTGTTTTTCCTGAAGTTCCAGAATCAAAACGTATTAATTTTACAGAGGTTGAGTACACGGATAGTATCTCTGTGAGGGATGTGAGTGAAAGAGAATCCTCCGCCCAATTGATAACCATATTGTATTCAAGATTTGCATTTTCTTTCCTATTAGACAGCCACAGGTAAATCATCGTCAGCGTCGAGATCGTGATAACAGTAGTGATTAGGGACTGTCCTGCTGCATATCCTAATCCTATAGCTATTGCGAGGAATAAATAAACAAGTTCTTCAGGCTCTTTTATCGGCGTCCTAAATCTGACAATAGACAAAGCACCGACTAGTCCAAGCGATAACGCAAGCGATGATTTCACGATAACGATTACTAAAAATACAACCGACGACAATATCGGAAGAATTGAAGCAATATGATGTTTTCCTGTCAAAGAAAAAGATCTTTTAATATAAAATGATCTGATTACAAATGACATTGCCACGCAGAGCACAAAATTAAATAATATAGGAAGTAAATCAAGTTGATTTGTTGTGCTTTGCAGGTTGCCTGCTACAGTGAGAATGTTATCCATAAATACAACTCTTTGCGTACTGTTAGGTTATTCTTTTTTTGTCTCAATTTCTAATTATATTCCATATCAAACCACATTGCAAACGTAACTGATCATAGGGTTCCGAAATTAAATCAATAGGGTCAGGCTGAAAGCGCCGGGATAAACCGGCATAGAGTAGGGGATGAAAGAGCCCTACATAAAAGGAGAAGCTGCTCCATTATGGCCCCGAGTCATGCGTCGGTATTCCGTGAGGATGCGGCGAAGCGTTGACAGGGGAAGCGTAGGCCTACTCCCCGGCCCTGCGGAGTCGTAAGAACCTGTGCATGCGTGGACGCTCTATGTTCGAGAACCGGGAGATCTCAGAGACCTCCGGCAAGTAATGCAGAAGCCGGAGCGGTTGGAGAAGGCCTGGGCTATACTTCCAACATGTACGTCACTGAGAAGTCAGGCACCAACATAGCACCTGAGAAGGAGCCGAACAATGCTGTTTTATCCCAAGGCAGTAGCGGAGGTTCTAGAGGGAAGGGCGGTGACCAAGGGGAATTCTGAAGAGTACGCCTGTGACCTGTACACAGAGACAGGAGCAAACATTGCGTGGACTTGACAGGGTATGTGAAGTAGCAAAGGAATCAGCGGCTATGCGTCATTTGACCCGAGGTAGGAGCCGTATGAGGTAGTTCCTCACGTACGGATCTGTGCGGGGGGGGGGTGCCGGGTAACCGGTATCCCTACCGCGATGACATTATCTCCTAAACTCCTCCCGCTTCAGCCCATACTTCCGCATTAATTTGTGCAGCTGCCGAGTACTGACTCCGGCAGCCTCCGCGCTTCGGTTGATTTTCCCCTTATTGCTGCTCAACACCTCCTTAAGGTAACAACGCTCAATCTCCTCAAGCCCTCGCCGTCGCACTTCCGCCAAAGGAAGCATGGTATCCATCTGAATTCGTGTCAGGGTATCATCGAACATAAAGAGCTCTGCCGGAAAACTGTCTGGCAATAAAATGGAAGAACGCTCGATGATGCAGGATCGCTCGATAATATTTTCCAACTCACGAATATTTCCCGGCCAGGAATATTTGAGAAAAGCGTCGATAACCTGGGGGTGGATGTCAACAATTTCTTTTGCATACAGTCGGTTGAATCGTCGGATAAAGCCCTCGGTTAAGCCGGGAATATCCTCTTTGCGGTCGCGAAGGGGCGGCAGTTCAATGGGAAAGACATTGAGGCGATAATAGAGATCGTTGCGGAATTTTTTTTCCTCACAGAGTTGTTTGAGATTTTCATTGGTTGCCGCGATAACCCGGACATTTACTCTGGTGTCCTGTTCACTGCCGACCCGTTGCAGCAAACCATCCTGAAGCACCTGGAGCAGTTTTATCTGGGCTGACGGTGTGATTGTCCCGATCTCATCAAGAAAGATCGTGCCGTTATCCGCCACCTCGAACCGACCGTGTTTTTTCTTTATCGCGCCGGTAAAGGCACCTTTCTCATGACCAAAGAGCTCACTTTCCAGCAGGGTGTCAGGTATTGCCCCGCAATGGACACTGATAAAGGGTTCATCCCGTCTATTACTGTGTTTATGGATAAGCCCGGCCAGTACACCCTTGCCTGTCCCGGTCTCGCCTGTGAGCAGCACCGTGCTCTTGGTGGGGGCCACAGCACGGACATCTTCAAACACCTTGTTCATGGCCGGGCATTCAGTGTGGACAAAGGGGGCGGAGTCCCGATCCCAGAACTGATCACGGAGATAGTCAAGCTCGGATTGAACCTGCTGGGAATCCTTCAGGTTGTTGATGATTAGACGGATCTCATCGGCAATGACAGGGTACATAAGATAATCGCTGGCCCCCTGTTTCACCGTGGAGACAGCCTCCCGCAGCATCTCCTGAGAGGTCATCACCACGATGTCCAGACTCGGATGCTGGAGCCAGAACGGCTGCAATACCGCCTTATAACCGCTTGCGTTGGCTAAGGCGGTGTGCCGGAGGATCTCCATATCGACAAAGAGAAACTCACAGCGATGAGTGTTCAGGGTGCTCAACGCCTCAACCAAAGAGGAGCAGGGGAAGATGCCTGCCCCTTCTGTGCAGCTCTTATCAAACGTCGTCAAGACATCAGCGTCCCGACTTACAAGTAAAAAATTACGCATGGCTCACCATGAGAATATGAACTTCAAGTTCTTT from Candidatus Electrothrix communis encodes the following:
- a CDS encoding sigma-54 dependent transcriptional regulator; amino-acid sequence: MRNFLLVSRDADVLTTFDKSCTEGAGIFPCSSLVEALSTLNTHRCEFLFVDMEILRHTALANASGYKAVLQPFWLQHPSLDIVVMTSQEMLREAVSTVKQGASDYLMYPVIADEIRLIINNLKDSQQVQSELDYLRDQFWDRDSAPFVHTECPAMNKVFEDVRAVAPTKSTVLLTGETGTGKGVLAGLIHKHSNRRDEPFISVHCGAIPDTLLESELFGHEKGAFTGAIKKKHGRFEVADNGTIFLDEIGTITPSAQIKLLQVLQDGLLQRVGSEQDTRVNVRVIAATNENLKQLCEEKKFRNDLYYRLNVFPIELPPLRDRKEDIPGLTEGFIRRFNRLYAKEIVDIHPQVIDAFLKYSWPGNIRELENIIERSCIIERSSILLPDSFPAELFMFDDTLTRIQMDTMLPLAEVRRRGLEEIERCYLKEVLSSNKGKINRSAEAAGVSTRQLHKLMRKYGLKREEFRR
- a CDS encoding DUF4956 domain-containing protein encodes the protein MDNILTVAGNLQSTTNQLDLLPILFNFVLCVAMSFVIRSFYIKRSFSLTGKHHIASILPILSSVVFLVIVIVKSSLALSLGLVGALSIVRFRTPIKEPEELVYLFLAIAIGLGYAAGQSLITTVITISTLTMIYLWLSNRKENANLEYNMVINWAEDSLSLTSLTEILSVYSTSVKLIRFDSGTSGKTAVLLLSPTKEIEMTHLEQEIKNSAHSVTLSFYEAKTNW
- a CDS encoding CotH kinase family protein gives rise to the protein MAERQRMQLFLSDPLYEILTVDPGFSSVKSIWLSIRDQNAFEITTKVYDVIQRYVVGLPDRPFLERLDIDIGFKEYQQIMNDRDRAIAASMLTNPTAVKGKIRFNNHVYKIKLRLKGDLGDHWISKQRISFRIIIKGKNSILGFKKFSIHKPRARQHPFDATFQSVVRHAGILSAQHKYVRVFVNGVSWGVMNIEEHISKELLEKQKVKESIVVKFANDKKWLTETKKELPAGYRLSDSLLNLSLYNKKKYLEEAIYRKQFTYITQERLKADHSHLYDIDQYSKLLILTAFWNNYHTLADSNCRHYFNPYTLKLEPIPTDQGRFQQIVVDNRERLKLTEYNPFISVLYQQILNDNFFLQNFQKNLRKANDAIMHIDEDINYYHSFFPLDRKENTKIVFDNLQVINTYQDDFFMQHKKDILSSTMLSTAKQISDSEAALLPEHVHIRHYNSGKLEVYNLFQEPVVLKKILFHDKNYLRKHTTIPGYTGYKPYVLETGITGIQDNNLMIETEFHGQIRQIDSGTTLISEDISNPLFEATPNNLPFLLNTKEGKWEILPGSWDIDHPLTINGSLKIPANTHLRFAENAYLIVQGSIEAKGEKEGGKIVFEPQKKIWKGIYVTSGKKTSVLKNTIIRNTRSLEDGILKLTGGVTFYSSDIEMKNVFFDGSKAEDALNIIRSNFDLTNIVIQSTTSDGLDSDFSTGSIQQSSFEQIKGDGVDFSGSTINLHENNFFQIKDKAISVGEASNVLATKCSIKDVGVGIAVKDGSQATLDNSFIEMYKLSAAMTYIKKDFFDSPSLEIKGSTFDKKNNTTFLRQPKTSMLINDREVTETKFDTNKLYETGIMKK